From Acropora muricata isolate sample 2 chromosome 14, ASM3666990v1, whole genome shotgun sequence, one genomic window encodes:
- the LOC136897549 gene encoding solute carrier family 35 member E1-like isoform X2, which yields MAFGFRTEAFRIVFLCSLWYTISSSNNVIGKKILIDFPFPVTLAMVQVASTALYLSPTLHVWKIPRMRAIPKSSLAKLILPLSFGKAFSSITSHISIWKVPVSYAHTVKATMPVFTVVLSRIVLGESQTKEVYCSLIPVVGGVMIATATEVSFNIVGLLSALMATLTFAVQNIFTKKAMRDLQLNHLRLLLLMTIMASLMLLPFWALCDLRKIIILVQTGKQEILWLLVILIINGFLNFAQNMVAFTVLSIVTPLSYSVAASMKRILVITVSVVLLRNPVGVLNVIGMFVAIFGVFLYNKAKYEANKRKHELPLLTNHLPMKNSTKSNHVHYHLV from the exons ATGGCCTTCGGTTTTCGGACTGAAGCATTTCGAATAGTATTTTTGTGCTCTCTTTGGTACACGATTAGTTCTTCAAACAATGTTATTGGAAAGAAAATATTAATCGATTTTCCTTTTCCCGTCACACTTGCCATGGTTCAAGTGGCTTCCACAGCGCTGTATTTATCACCAACTCTTCATGTCTGGAAAATTCCTCGTATGCGTGCAATACCTAAATCCAGTCTTGCCAAGCTTATTTTGCCACTTTCCTTTGGAAAGGCGTTTTCATCTATAACCAGTCATATCAGTATATGGAAAGTGCCTGTTTCGTATGCTCACACAG TGAAG GCAACAATGCCAGTCTTTACAGTTGTGCTCTCAAGAATAGTTTTAGGGGAATCTCAAACAAAAGAG GTTTACTGTTCATTAATTCCAGTTGTTGGTGGAGTAATGATCGCTACTGCTACAGAAGTTTCCTTTAACATTGTTGGTTTGTTAAGTGCCTTGATGGCCACCTTAACGTTTGCTGTACAGAATATTTTTACAAAGAAG gCAATGAGAGACTTACAGCTTAATCATTTACGCCTGTTGCTATTGATGACAATCATGGCTTCACTTATGCTACTTCCTTTTTGGGCTCTCTGCgatttaagaaaaataattatattagtTCAAACG GGCAAGCAGGAGATTTTGTGGCTTCTTGTCATTCTCATCATCAATggatttttaaattttgcccaGAACATGGTTGCATTTACAGTTTTATCAATAGTGACTCCATTAAGCTACTCAGTGGCTGCATCTATGAAAAGAATACTTGTAATAACAGTGTCTGTTGTCTTGCTCCGTAATCCAGTTGGTGTTTTGAATGTGATAGGAAtgtttgtggccatttttggagtTTTCCTTTATAATAAG GCAAAGTACGAGgccaacaaaagaaaacatgaactgCCGTTACTCACAAATCATCTTCCCATGAAAAACAGTACAAAGAGCAACCACGTTCACTATCATCTTGTGTGA
- the LOC136897549 gene encoding solute carrier family 35 member E1-like isoform X1 gives MLTQATMPVFTVVLSRIVLGESQTKEVYCSLIPVVGGVMIATATEVSFNIVGLLSALMATLTFAVQNIFTKKAMRDLQLNHLRLLLLMTIMASLMLLPFWALCDLRKIIILVQTGKQEILWLLVILIINGFLNFAQNMVAFTVLSIVTPLSYSVAASMKRILVITVSVVLLRNPVGVLNVIGMFVAIFGVFLYNKAKYEANKRKHELPLLTNHLPMKNSTKSNHVHYHLV, from the exons ATGCTCACACAG GCAACAATGCCAGTCTTTACAGTTGTGCTCTCAAGAATAGTTTTAGGGGAATCTCAAACAAAAGAG GTTTACTGTTCATTAATTCCAGTTGTTGGTGGAGTAATGATCGCTACTGCTACAGAAGTTTCCTTTAACATTGTTGGTTTGTTAAGTGCCTTGATGGCCACCTTAACGTTTGCTGTACAGAATATTTTTACAAAGAAG gCAATGAGAGACTTACAGCTTAATCATTTACGCCTGTTGCTATTGATGACAATCATGGCTTCACTTATGCTACTTCCTTTTTGGGCTCTCTGCgatttaagaaaaataattatattagtTCAAACG GGCAAGCAGGAGATTTTGTGGCTTCTTGTCATTCTCATCATCAATggatttttaaattttgcccaGAACATGGTTGCATTTACAGTTTTATCAATAGTGACTCCATTAAGCTACTCAGTGGCTGCATCTATGAAAAGAATACTTGTAATAACAGTGTCTGTTGTCTTGCTCCGTAATCCAGTTGGTGTTTTGAATGTGATAGGAAtgtttgtggccatttttggagtTTTCCTTTATAATAAG GCAAAGTACGAGgccaacaaaagaaaacatgaactgCCGTTACTCACAAATCATCTTCCCATGAAAAACAGTACAAAGAGCAACCACGTTCACTATCATCTTGTGTGA